The window TCCGCGTCGATCCCGTCTTCCAGGCTCAGGCTCCCGCCCGTGCCTATGGTTCCTATGTCACCTTTGAACCGGGAGCGCGCACGAACTGGCATACCCATCCGCTGGGCCAGACCCTTATCGTGACGTTCGGGACGGGCCTGACACAGGAATGGGGCGGCCCCGTCCAGATTGTCCGGCAGGGGGACGTGGTGATTTGTCCTCCCGGCGTCAAGCACTGGCATGGCGCTGCCCCTGATGCCGCCATGACGCATCTTGCCATAGGAGAACATGTGGAAGGCATGAGTGTAGAATGGATGGAGCAGGTAACTGATGAACAGTACCGAGCCAGATAAGGGCGGAACCAGCAGCGGAATTTCGACTCTGCCGTCATGCGGGCATGAATTTGGCGCCAGCGCGGGCACAGATGCGGAAGTCCGGATGGACCATGCCAACCGGTTCCGGGAAAGACAGCCGGGGAAGGATCAAAAGTAAGGAGTATCTTGCATGAAGCGGAAATCATTCCTTGCGGGACTATTGCTCACGGTGGGACTTTTTGCGACGGCTGACGCCATGGCGGCGGAAAAGGGGACCCAGCCCCCGCTGCTGATTCAGGAACAGGGCAGCTTTGCCGTGGGCGGCACGGTTGCCCGGAATCCCGGCACATTCGATCCGCGCAAGCCCGCCGATCCCGCAGGCCAGACGTTCCACGGCGACCACGCCTACGTGTTTTACCAACAGCCGGTAAATGCGCGCAGATACCCGCTGGTATTCCTGCACGGGGCCGGGCAGTTCTCCAAAACCTGGGAAAGCACCCCGGACGGGCGTGAAGGGTTCCAGAACATCTTCCTGCGGCGGGGCTTCAGCACCTACCTCGTTGACCAGCCGCGGCGCGGCAATGCGGGCCGCAGCATGGTGGAACAGAAGGTAACCCCCACGCCGGACGAACAGATGTGGTTCACCCAGTTCCGGGTGGGCGTATGGCCGGACTACTTCCCCGGCAGCCAGTTCCCCAAGGGCAAGGACACACTGGATCAGTACTTCCGGCAAATGACGCCGAATACCGGCCCGTTCGATGCCGGGGTAATTTCGGACTCCCTGTCCGCGTTGTTCGCGAAAATCGGCGACGGCATCCTGGTCACCCATTCGCAGGGTGGCGGTCCGGGTTGGATGACGGCCATGAAAAGCCCGAATGTACGCGCTGTCGTGGCGTACGAGCCCGGCAGCAACTTCACCTTCCCCGAAGGAGAGGTTCCCGCGCCCATTGAAAACAGGTTCGCCACCCTGAGCGCCCTCGGCGTTCCCATGGCAGACTTCAAGAAGCTGACGCGGCTGCCGATCATCATCTATTACGGCGATAACATCCCCAATGATCCCAGCGACGTTCCAGCCCAGGATTACTGGCGGGCCTGCCTTGCCATGGCCAGGAAATGGGCGGAAGCCGTGAACCGGCATGGCGGCGATGCGACCGTTCTCCACCTGCCCGAGGCGGGACTGAACGGCAATACCCACTTCCCCTTTTCGGATCTGAACAACGCGAAGGTGGCAGACCTGCTGTCTCGGTGGATGAAAGAGAAGGGGCTGGATTGACAGGCTCCGGGCTGTTTCCGCATGCCGGTCCCTGCCCTCCGACGCGGAAACAGCTCCCCCCACGGAAAACATGCTCATGCCGCATTACATCTGAACTGCGGACAAGGGCCGACGAAGCCCGCGAAGAAAGGGGCTATCCGGAAACAGCGGTCAGACGGAAACGTCGATCAGGTACAGGCAGCGCGGCTCCACCAGCAGCAGCTTGTCGTCGGAAAGATGCTCCGGCGCGGTGACGAAGCCGCCCCTTTCGATGACGTGAATGGCGTTGGCTTCGCGGCTGGAGTCATGCAGGAACAGGGTATCGCCCAGCAGCCGCCCGGCTGCCGTCCAGTGCGAAATCACCGGGTCGCCCCGGAAGGGCAGATAGCGGTGAAAGCGCAGCACGGCTGCCCGTTCCGGGCCGTCGGCAAGCCATCCGGCCAAGTGTTCCCATACCGCGCGGGGCGTGGGCTGGGGGGACGCATCCGGACCACGCCCACCCCGCGCTGCTCCCGACGCATCCGGACCCACCCGACCCGTCACGCGCAGGGCCGGGCTGGTGGCAAAGGGGCGCTCCACGCGCAGCGGAACCACGTCGCGGCTGGCGCGTTCCAGCACCGCCCGCACCAGCGCGTCATGATCGGTGGCGTTGTACAGCACGGCGCGAAAGGATTCCGCATCGCGGGCAAGGTCCAGCAGCACCTCGTTGAACAGCCGCCGCGCCTGCCCGATGCCCAGTTGCCGGACGGAACACAGGGCGTTGACCACCGCGTACACGGCGCAAAGCACGTCCAGTTGCCCCTGATGGAACGGCTGGAACGATTGGCCTGCTCGGGGTGAAGGGGACGAGGGCGATTGTTCCCGCACGGTGGCGGACCTGTCCGCCGCTCCGTGCGTTGCTCCGGGCGCTGCTCCGGGCGTGTCGTGGGAATTGGGCGCGACCATGCGGCTCCCGTGGGCATTGACGTTCGGACCACGTGGCGGCG of the Nitratidesulfovibrio sp. genome contains:
- a CDS encoding cupin domain-containing protein; protein product: MNVLTISLIALCLLIPEIAFAAPAHAEEQAAGGQIVIPGGSRPSSTAPSRNFTGYVRVDPVFQAQAPARAYGSYVTFEPGARTNWHTHPLGQTLIVTFGTGLTQEWGGPVQIVRQGDVVICPPGVKHWHGAAPDAAMTHLAIGEHVEGMSVEWMEQVTDEQYRAR
- a CDS encoding alpha/beta fold hydrolase, whose product is MAAEKGTQPPLLIQEQGSFAVGGTVARNPGTFDPRKPADPAGQTFHGDHAYVFYQQPVNARRYPLVFLHGAGQFSKTWESTPDGREGFQNIFLRRGFSTYLVDQPRRGNAGRSMVEQKVTPTPDEQMWFTQFRVGVWPDYFPGSQFPKGKDTLDQYFRQMTPNTGPFDAGVISDSLSALFAKIGDGILVTHSQGGGPGWMTAMKSPNVRAVVAYEPGSNFTFPEGEVPAPIENRFATLSALGVPMADFKKLTRLPIIIYYGDNIPNDPSDVPAQDYWRACLAMARKWAEAVNRHGGDATVLHLPEAGLNGNTHFPFSDLNNAKVADLLSRWMKEKGLD